In Deltaproteobacteria bacterium, one DNA window encodes the following:
- a CDS encoding Fic family protein — protein sequence MSKRETGRYESTSAGGEQVRAFVPHPLPPTGPPILIEGELAERVRAAEQALARLELAGEMVPSLDWFIYAFVRKEAVLS from the coding sequence ATGTCGAAGCGAGAGACGGGACGGTACGAGAGCACGTCGGCGGGCGGCGAGCAGGTTCGCGCCTTCGTGCCCCACCCGTTGCCTCCTACCGGCCCGCCCATCCTCATCGAGGGTGAGCTTGCAGAGCGGGTGCGAGCGGCGGAGCAGGCGCTCGCACGCCTCGAGCTGGCCGGCGAGATGGTGCCTTCGCTCGACTGGTTCATCTACGCGTTCGTGCGCAAGGAGGCGGTGCTCTCG